Proteins encoded within one genomic window of Megalopta genalis isolate 19385.01 chromosome 10, iyMegGena1_principal, whole genome shotgun sequence:
- the LOC117223351 gene encoding general odorant-binding protein 69a isoform X1, whose translation MKLLVIFPLLALCSIQPSLVHCGTRPSFVSDKMIAKAASVVNACQTQTGVATVDIEAVRNGKWPESRQLKCYMYCLWEQFGLVDDKRDLSLNGMLTFFHRMPAYRKEVQEAISACKRIGKYFVKGDNNNCEYAFAFNKCYASLSPRTYYLF comes from the exons ATGAAGCTCCTGGTAATCTTCCCTCTGCTAGCACTCTGCTCGATCCAGCCGTCGCTTGTTCATTGCGGG ACGCGGCCGAGTTTCGTCTCCGACAAGATGATCGCGAAAGCGGCCAGCGTGGTGAACGCTTGTCAGACCCAGACCGGTGTGGCCACAG TGGACATCGAAGCGGTTAGAAATGGGAAATGGCCTGAATCGAGGCAGCTCAAG TGCTACATGTACTGTCTTTGGGAGCAATTCGGTCTGGTCGACGATAAGAGGGACCTCAGTTTAAACGGGATGCTCACATTTTTCCACAGGATGCCAGCCTACAGGAAGGAAGTACAAGAAGCGATCAGCGCGTGCAAGAGGATTGGTAAATATTTTG TGAAAGGAGACAACAACAATTGCGAGTACGCGTTCGCATTCAACAAATGTTACGCTTCATTATCACCACGA ACCTATTATCTGTTTTAA
- the LOC117223351 gene encoding general odorant-binding protein 72 isoform X2, whose amino-acid sequence MKLLVIFPLLALCSIQPSLVHCGTRPSFVSDKMIAKAASVVNACQTQTGVATVDIEAVRNGKWPESRQLKCYMYCLWEQFGLVDDKRDLSLNGMLTFFHRMPAYRKEVQEAISACKRIVKGDNNNCEYAFAFNKCYASLSPRTYYLF is encoded by the exons ATGAAGCTCCTGGTAATCTTCCCTCTGCTAGCACTCTGCTCGATCCAGCCGTCGCTTGTTCATTGCGGG ACGCGGCCGAGTTTCGTCTCCGACAAGATGATCGCGAAAGCGGCCAGCGTGGTGAACGCTTGTCAGACCCAGACCGGTGTGGCCACAG TGGACATCGAAGCGGTTAGAAATGGGAAATGGCCTGAATCGAGGCAGCTCAAG TGCTACATGTACTGTCTTTGGGAGCAATTCGGTCTGGTCGACGATAAGAGGGACCTCAGTTTAAACGGGATGCTCACATTTTTCCACAGGATGCCAGCCTACAGGAAGGAAGTACAAGAAGCGATCAGCGCGTGCAAGAGGATTG TGAAAGGAGACAACAACAATTGCGAGTACGCGTTCGCATTCAACAAATGTTACGCTTCATTATCACCACGA ACCTATTATCTGTTTTAA